The following coding sequences lie in one Arabidopsis thaliana chromosome 3, partial sequence genomic window:
- the BSMT1 gene encoding S-adenosyl-L-methionine-dependent methyltransferases superfamily protein (BSMT1; CONTAINS InterPro DOMAIN/s: SAM dependent carboxyl methyltransferase (InterPro:IPR005299); BEST Arabidopsis thaliana protein match is: S-adenosyl-L-methionine-dependent methyltransferases superfamily protein (TAIR:AT5G04370.1); Has 958 Blast hits to 946 proteins in 124 species: Archae - 0; Bacteria - 67; Metazoa - 9; Fungi - 5; Plants - 736; Viruses - 0; Other Eukaryotes - 141 (source: NCBI BLink).), which translates to MDPRFINTIPSLRYDDDKCDDEYAFVKALCMSGGDGANSYSANSRLQKKVLSMAKPVLVRNTEEMMMNLDFPTYIKVAELGCSSGQNSFLAIFEIINTINVLCQHVNKNSPEIDCCLNDLPENDFNTTFKFVPFFNKELMITNKSSCFVYGAPGSFYSRLFSRNSLHLIHSSYALHWLSKVPEKLENNKGNLYITSSSPQSAYKAYLNQFQKDFTMFLRLRSEEIVSNGRMVLTFIGRNTLNDPLYRDCCHFWTLLSNSLRDLVFEGLVSESKLDAFNMPFYDPNVQELKEVIQKEGSFEINELESHGFDLGHYYEEDDFEAGRNEANGIRAVSEPMLIAHFGEEIIDTLFDKYAYHVTQHANCRNKTTVSLVVSLTKK; encoded by the exons ATGGATCCAAGATTCATCAACACCATTCCTTCCTTGAG gtatgatgatgataagtgTGATGATGAATATGCGTTTGTGAAAGCTCTATGTATGAGTGGTGGAGATGGTGCCAACAGTTACTCCGCCAATTCTCGCCTTCAG aaaaaagttttatcaATGGCCAAACCAGTCTTGGTAAGAAACACAgaagaaatgatgatgaacttAGACTTTCCTACGTACATCAAAGTTGCTGAATTGGGTTGTTCTTCGGGACAAAACTCTTTTTTGGCTATCTTTGAGATCATCAACACCATTAATGTGTTGTGCCAACATGTGAACAAAAACTCACCAGAGATCGATTGTTGTCTAAACGATCTCCCGGAAAATGATTTCAACACGACCTTTAAGTTCGTACCTTTCTTCAACAAGGAGCTCATGAtcacaaacaaatcatcatgTTTCGTCTATGGAGCTCCAGGTTCCTTCTATTCCAGGCTCTTCTCTCGCAATAGCCTCCATTTAATACATTCCTCTTATGCACTCCATTGGCTCTCTAAG GTTCCCGAGAAACTTGAGAATAATAAGGGGAATCTGTACATAACAAGTTCAAGTCCTCAAAGTGCATACAAGGCCTACTTGAATCAATTCCAAAAAGACTTCACCATGTTTCTAAGGTTACGTTCTGAAGAAATTGTCTCTAATGGACGTATGGTTCTCACCTTCATCGGAAGAAACACTCTTAACGATCCATTGTATAGAGATTGTTGTCACTTTTGGACATTGCTATCAAACTCTCTCCGTGACCTAGTCTTTGAG GGTCTTGTGAGTGAGTCAAAGCTGGACGCATTCAACATGCCGTTTTATGATCCGAACGTACAAGAACTCAAAGAAGTGATACAAAAAGAGGGCTCTTTTGAAATCAATGAATTGGAGTCACATGGATTTGATCTTGGTCACTACtacgaagaagatgactttGAAGCAGGACGCAATGAAGCTAATGGCATAAGAGCTGTTAGTGAACCAATGCTCATTGCTcattttggagaagaaattaTCGATACCTTGTTCGATAAGTATGCATACCATGTGACTCAACATGCCAACTGCAGGAACAAAACGACTGTCAGTCTTGTCGTTTCCTTGACTAAGAAGTAA
- a CDS encoding rac GTPase activating protein (rac GTPase activating protein; FUNCTIONS IN: Rac GTPase activator activity; INVOLVED IN: signal transduction; LOCATED IN: intracellular, chloroplast; EXPRESSED IN: 21 plant structures; EXPRESSED DURING: 13 growth stages; CONTAINS InterPro DOMAIN/s: PAK-box/P21-Rho-binding (InterPro:IPR000095), Rho GTPase activation protein (InterPro:IPR008936), RhoGAP (InterPro:IPR000198); BEST Arabidopsis thaliana protein match is: Rho GTPase activating protein with PAK-box/P21-Rho-binding domain (TAIR:AT5G22400.1); Has 4440 Blast hits to 4438 proteins in 184 species: Archae - 0; Bacteria - 0; Metazoa - 3286; Fungi - 515; Plants - 197; Viruses - 0; Other Eukaryotes - 442 (source: NCBI BLink).): MAKVLKSSQSCHFPSPSSSSSTSCGGGNDGSNRDPHSPFNISRREEEEEEEERSEKERERFELSSALEILVSAIRRSVIGGCVGEEDLCSMEIGVPTDVRHVAHVTFDRFHGFLGLPVEFEPEVPRRAPSASATVFGVSTESMQLSYDTRGNIVPTILLMMQSHLYSRGGLRVEGIFRINGENGQEEYIREELNKGIIPDNIDVHCLASLIKAWFRELPSGVLDSLSPEQVMESESEDECVELVRLLPSTEASLLDWAINLMADVVEMEQLNKMNARNIAMVFAPNMTQMLDPLTALMYAVQVMNFLKTLIVKTLKDRKESRDKLVPASNPSPRDHNGDQSSSRQLLHLMKANKEETLDNFEAEMKDKEESADEEEEECAESVELVDIKKSSLVNNSSGGFGQKHIGWEEQRTMSKASSIVGRVNYRVELFEAWR, translated from the exons ATGGCTAAAGTTCTAAAATCGAGCCAATCATGTCATTTCCCTTCACcttcaagctcttcttctaCATCATGTGGAGGAGGCAATGATGGTAGTAATAGAGACCCACATTCTCCTTTTAACATTTCTCGTcgtgaggaagaggaagaagaggaagagagaagcgagaaagagagagaaagattcgAGCTTTCATCTGCATTGGAGATTCTTGTTTCTGCTATTAGAAGGTCTGTGATTGGTGGGTGTGTTGGTGAAGAGGATCTTTGTTCAATGGAGATTGGTGTTCCTACAGATGTTAGACATGTCGCTCATGTTACCTTTGATCGTTTCCATGGCTTCCTTGGCTTGCCTGTTGAGTTTGAACCTGAAGTCCCTAGACGAGCTCCTAGTGCAAG TGCAACCGTGTTTGGAGTCTCTACTGAATCAATGCAGCTATCTTATGATACTAGAGGGAACATCGTGCCTACGATACTTTTGATGATGCAGAGTCACTTGTACAGTAGAGGCGGATTGCGG GTAGAGGGAATTTTCAGGATTAATGGTGAGAATGGTCAAGAAGAGTACATAAGAGAAGAGTTGAATAAAGGTATTATACCTGATAACATTGATGTCCACTGCTTAGCAAGTCTCATTAAG GCTTGGTTTAGGGAACTTCCTAGTGGCGTTTTGGATTCACTTTCACCAGAGCAAGTAATGGAGTCTGAGAGTGAAGATGAGTGTGTGGAGCTTGTAAGGCTTCTTCCTTCAACAGAAGCTTCTTTGTTAGATTGGGCTATCAATCTAATGGCTGATGTTGTTGAGATGGAACAACTTAACAAGATGAATGCTCGAAACATTGCAATGGTTTTTGCACCTAACATGACTCAG ATGTTGGATCCATTGACGGCTCTAATGTATGCTGTGCAAGTTATGAACTTTCTGAAAACACTTATTGTGAAGACGCTTAAAGACCGAAAAGAATCTAGAGATAAGTTGGTTCCAGCCTCAAATCCAAGTCCTCGGGACCATAATGGTGATCAGAGCAGCAGTAGACAGTTGTTACATCTCATGAAAGCTAACAAGGAGGAAACTTTAGACAACTTTGAGGCGGAGatgaaagacaaagaagagtctgcagatgaagaagaagaagaatgtgcCGAATCTGTAGAACTTGTTGACATAAAAAAGTCTTCTCTGGTTAATAACAGCAGTGGAGGTTTTGGACAGAAACACATTGGTTGGGAGGAGCAGAGAACCATGTCGAAAGCGAGTAGTATTGTGGGACGTGTGAATTACAGAGTTGAGCTATTCGAAGCTTGGCGATGA